In Harmonia axyridis chromosome X, icHarAxyr1.1, whole genome shotgun sequence, a single window of DNA contains:
- the LOC123685731 gene encoding uncharacterized protein LOC123685731 isoform X2: MNNVDAGKSIFKPFKKFEYILNNKNESFTKKADSVVEVWQNLALCKFENSEIQYIVQIIDWAKLHTLNIVLTGEWKKFKGQYEEPLLKEVKSTQNLLTKINNAFYTRCQKLIDVINNPWSDPILEYLVRTPNAVVGPKEIEFFCVETAYLTSVRLKKLCESQCEDLALNLVKAFMKCYRLSQTDNFNLNATETQVWFIFDIYVALLYKFKENDSLLDMLKGLSAEEGLNLIKRFSKKRVKISKVWKHCHRIAILASQVYISSTILKPIDEIRGILKELLTAYVTLNNTESFLQDVVASVKSIIRLAETAAHIYIFCEVFQEQFESKMKAFIIELYIRALTTDMNLLERQKTDNDKEKIIETTNQLAKGFTNLGDVLKSDINVSRECIMTAFSLQPTLERIQRIEELAKLSGFEVLDTGQVWKCKLHPPVLPTDDVTWICNECGEYMCKPQLNVPLNTNIALNEALTEEKLGITRELCDDLVVLLSSPRYQVFSWLLNWPDLQRLCLMYLNDPERTKNVVTELKFLDIDYSIFATIKKEPLDEYAGIERGYEHYLDHNFDDDQISNASEDTGSQDSRFYSMSSDSASELHSLSLGLKKSDPNTLKSLRMFRPNLKRSRINAEVPVPEKIMKNELADSAIASSSKLTTFPSASTISNQFPVSSIVGVSSFSQESTSSSPIDSIIGINTGRQDLPFSSLTKNGIGMEKPFIPIKLHPPQQNINMEPLGLVKHKDHQNTSVYSNQNLAPIKLHTSQHSNINSDSSILSLQKEYTNPVKSTVSTKNIKPIKHHLPKAVNLKRKSTVPTKPLLSTTNFGPNLKTYANRSNSLTVSLPCMPRALQSMFKDSNASPVNDTTSKNGQVATLQQVGGQVAIDNNLTSKAIIGKPNSSETHQNQASCNFSNLSSVILSNVVELSRKEPVLTKMEDATAKSQECSMNTEQMEVEELNICPSIVEKSFSKEMRMHKNDDNDNAKPEETKICNEGVSSCSLLETKDEVPQSFEMNQTLPEESIICNRQKLSCSLSETNDGDFQDITGFNQTKPVESNICNHQKILSCSLTDGEFEMDQTKPEETVFCNKQEFLSCSLSKTNDGDSQSLGINHTKFEEAIIPDHQDVLSCSQSEIFDGRSQALEICYQRIPEETIISDHQEKYVGDTKGQETNLSNILDTPVHTEEPLLNEVPNLFQDLVLDEPNIETSSKYVKVEFIEVEETKRDIVNVKCYFKKRKLEEKPKPVEELKMDFLLDKDNESIISIDNTIDDYADTLINSDSEYDYFTSTNPILHHVLNTIDSYEEMKLRNMNKDRFIPEDMDYENEPSTSNYEYKPNNNLLVSKENKYKEQELSKNRCYLKKEPKYESCPETGSDSQVESDDQYNRCYIELSRNNLLYDTIKGVFKNVDHYLKKYNNNNIIDLPLKMGKKPKKGYSSKKNKKSKTGNALDKTGLDIDSKIKPKKDISIKDVRIILNRLPDNICKNYLKPEHHTDTSYKNEKDNTEEGTCSKFDNDNEITSFNDDELPKVLVEESPKENDKNKNFEVKNPKVVLERLSVMDDNYVKSVLAKVPGLHDTELMRPSNTDMVVNVVQMAGGRPNASAPVNAQTSTQITPHIQRIGQPRVEKPQGEQTDNSETMVTSTVTSVSSSVKPSTSQPSTLINILSQQVIKPGQSSNCVKTRSTPLINIVSHQIIRPSNQVVSKMLTSSAQTNEQATNIPRSEPSSEQSNAANSTIVKNVQAPAKTATVPTSAPAPGTILQFICKSATLPKFQQAFGKTVYQSNNTETSDSSSAGENSSTTDSKKATPPKNPTVNIQPIQGSVIYTRQVPVGQTINLLPPGRQVFRIATSNPDQISLVKDTVIHSKMSALLTAALQKKSAEVQVENEGNNENGERVTVARPALVQNARIVKPVIQIPTNVIRTSTNTQANLSSTTLEQLREFDMVYKQIKERSNTGTTPIESSTQGEPENSSQGISVTYLNQGQKFTQLSPVVVVSSYCNLQPAASPALSVTSQGSSSPCVTPAPTPTLPKVSSKSSSKGKSLKNATPHASKVSPIPKPQQKPQEDEHTTQRIFDILAEYAEQLRNSPDLNNKPAPRRRSNPPTNPNHNSKRKKSSSSKKPSTSGGAISESDLDDQRTMGSEDSSCGVVQLSGKDDDQSPNQTTESNDSNNGTSRPLITTETNSNPTTRNLIIADSSVGETLKLQNTAVLVPGNYIMPVSMVKGGQQIAVVSGGSKILATVPARSGPNMLLFQSFLNQNRKPGGPTVKYSTLQPLSGLSSQNLAGVSGQSQVILPQNAHNLTAVTLGQPLTLKKIEDPDNRVNTELLLAIAQPRNDGVNITETSPQSDGHINVQSANSIKLDDNDIQTNNSSGRVYTYQKSTIATPIATSVISQSSQSKNELDENNTIAQPSIITLNISPEKTKDDPSKTVKRMQSVLVTTCASNGPMLSQTPPRYRKSSDSTPVTNEMNLKGGYLHNGEKQKEEVKTFQTAPVYFPNKIKKIATNIRGDKELQQLCLQRKQAALDRELRLQKSLSEECEDLGVDEPSTSDLFPEADLLFDTNHSPSFDQTAQDMGKKTSHPDIKDKIITLFSDDDNSSSLRNDFLFDSVQYQTESELQYEQSRQTNGQSSTSNESGSSCEDTTLLQNCASMSDVTLHSPISPEFNDNPTHMNKYKFKYSNRKKTDRHKQVETWTTAGEVSSSEDTMCSELGKMAHSPKSFVIKNSSCDEDEEFKFVRVSISKTDLAREEESCEELHYEDDLDSPSGRGARRSVKKMCSCCNGSQGGNRKRPSSQSHTPGLHKKAFINKKR; encoded by the exons ATGAATAATGTAGACGCTGGAAAATCCATTTTTAAGCCTTTTAAA aaatttgaatatatattgaacaataaaaatgaatcctTCACGAAAAAAGCAGATAGTGTGGTGGAAGTATGGCAAAATCTAGCTCTGTGTAAATTTGAAAACTCTGAGATCCAGTACATAGTTCAAATAATAGACTGGGCAAAACTACATACTCTCAATATTGTGTTAACTGGagaatggaaaaaattcaaag gTCAGTATGAAGAACCTCTTCTGAAAGAAGTTAAATCTACTCAAAACCTATTAACAAAGATCAATAATGCTTTTTATACAAGATGTCAAAAGCTTATTGATGTTATCAACAATCCATGGAGTGATCCGATCTTGGAATACTTGGTCAGAACTCCTAATGCAGTAGTTGGGCCCAAGG AAATCGAATTCTTTTGTGTCGAAACAGCATATTTAACTTCTGTTCGTTTGAAAAAGTTGTGTGAATCTCAGTGCGAGGATTTGGCACTCAATTTAGTGAAGGCTTTCATGAAATGCTACCGTCTTTCacaaacagataattttaaccTAAATGCCACAGAAACACAAGTCTGGTTCATTTTCGACATATATGTGGCCCTGCTCtacaaattcaaagaaaatgatTCACTTCTAGACATG CTTAAAGGTTTGAGTGCAGAAGAAGGATTGAATCTCATAAAacgattttcgaaaaaaagagtTAAAATATCAAAGGTTTGGAAACACTGTCATCGTATAGCCATTCTTGCTTCACAAGTTTATATATCAAGTACCATATTGAAACCCATAGATGAAATACGAGGCATTTTGAAGGAATTACTCACAGCCTATGTTACATTAAATAATACGGAATCTTTTTTGCAAGATGTTGTTGCGTCTGTTAAAAGTATTATAAGACTTGCAGAGACGGCTGCCCATATTTATATATTCTGTGAAGTTTTTCAAGAACAG TTTGAATCCAAAATGAAAGCTTTCATAATAGAACTTTATATTAGAGCCTTAACTACAGATATGAATTTATTAGAGAGACAAAAAACAGATAATGATAaggaaaaaataatagaaacaacAAATCAACTTGCAAAGGGGTTCACAAACCTAGGTGATGTTCTGAAGAGCGACATCAATGTCAGTAGAGAATGTATAATGACAGCTTTCAGCCTACAACCTACATTAGAGAGGATCCAGAGAATTGAAGAATTGGCAAAGCTTTCTGGATTTGAAGTTTTAGATACTGGTCAAGTGTGGAAATGTAAGCTACACCCCCCTGTTCTTCCAACTGATGATGTTACTTGGATTTGTAACGAATGTGGCGAATATATGTGCAAGCCACAATTAAATGTGCCATTAAATACTAATATAGCATTAAATGAAGCATTAACTGAAGAAAAACTAGGGATAACTCGAGAACTATGTGATGATTTAGTAGTTCTTTTGTCAAGTCCAAGATATCAAGTCTTCAGTTGGCTTTTAAATTGGCCAGATCTTCAGAGACTATGTTTAATGTATTTGAATGATCCAGAAAGGACTAAAAATGTAGTGACTGAACTGaaatttttggatattgatTATTCTATCTTTGCTACCATCAAAAAAGAACCATTAGATGAATATGCCGGCATTGAAAGAGGATATGAACATTATTTGGATCATAATTTTGATGATGATCAAATAAGTAACGCCAGTGAAGATACAGGTTCCCAAGACTCTAGATTTTACAGTATGAGTAGTGATAGTGCTAGTGAGTTACACTCTTTATCACTTGGGCTGAAAAAGTCCGATCCTAATACTTTGAAAAGTCTTAGGATGTTCAGGCCGAATTTAAAACGTTCTCGAATAAATGCAGAGGTTCCTGTAcctgaaaaaattatgaaaaacgaATTGGCAGATTCCGCCATAGCCAGTTCATCAAAATTGACAACATTTCCTTCTGCATCCACAATTTCTAATCAGTTTCCTGTTAGCAGTATTGTAGGGGTAAGTTCGTTTAGTCAAGAATCAACTTCGTCATCTCCTATTGACAGTATTATAGGAATTAATACTGGAAGGCAAGATTTGCCTTTCTCTTCTCTTACCAAGAATGGTATAGGAATGGAAAAACCCTTCATACCAATAAAATTACATCCTCCTCAACAGAATATAAATATGGAACCATTAGGTCTTGTCAAACACAAAGATCACCAAAATACATCAGTGTACTCCAATCAGAATTTGGCACCAATAAAACTACACACTTCTCAACACAGTAATATAAACTCAGATTCATCAATTTTATCTCTACAAAAAGAATATACAAATCCAGTAAAATCTACTGTATCAACTAAAAATATTAAACCAATCAAACATCATCTTCCAAAAGCTGTTAACCTGAAAAGAAAGTCAACTGTTCCAACGAAACCTCTACTTTCCACTACAAATTTTGGACCTAACCTGAAGACTTATGCAAATCGATCGAATAGCTTGACAGTGTCCCTTCCGTGTATGCCTAGGGCCCTTCAATCAATGTTCAAAGATTCCAATGCTTCTCCAGTTAATGATACGACTTCAAAAAACGGACAAGTTGCCACATTGCAGCAAGTTGGGGGGCAAGTGGCAATAGACAACAATCTGACCTCAAAGGCGATCATTGGCAAACCCAACAGTTCAGAAACTCATCAGAATCAAGCAAGCTGCAATTTTTCAAACCTTTCTTCAGTGATATTGAGCAATGTAGTGGAGTTGTCCAGAAAAGAACCTGTACTCACCAAAATGGAAGATGCGACTGCAAAATCTCAAGAATGCTCTATGAATACGGAACAAATGGAAGTGGAGGAGCTAAACATATGCCCTAGCATAGTTGAGAAGAGCTTTTCGAAAGAGATGAGGATGCATAAAAACGATGATAACGACAATGCAAAACCTGAGGAAACTAAAATTTGTAATGAGGGAGTTTCATCTTGCAGTCTGCTAGAAACGAAAGATGAAGTTCCTCAAAGCTTTGAAATGAATCAAACATTACCTGAGGAAAGTATTATTTGTAACCGTCAGAAATTATCATGTAGTCTTTCAGAAACAAATGATGGGGACTTCCAAGACATAACAGGATTCAATCAAACGAAACCTGTGGAAAGTAATATTTGTAACCATCAGAAGATTTTATCATGCAGTCTTACGGATGGAGAATTTGAAATGGATCAAACAAAACCTGAGGAAACTGTTTTTTGTAACAAACAAGAATTTTTATCATGTAGTTTGTCTAAAACAAATGATGGAGATTCACAAAGCTTGGGAATAAATCACACGAAATTTGAGGAAGCTATTATTCCTGACCATCAGGATGTTTTGTCATGTAGTCAGTCAGAAATATTTGATGGACGGTCACAAGCCTTGGAAATTTGTTATCAAAGAATACCTGAGGAAACAATTATTAGCGATCATCAGGAAAAATATGTTGGAGATACAAAAGGGCAGGAAACgaatttatcaaatattttggaTACTCCTGTACATACTGAAGAGCCTCTTCTGAATGAAGTTCCTAATTTATTCCAAGATTTAGTCTTGGATGAACCGAATATTGAAACATCTAGTAAATATGTGAAAGTTGAATTTATAGAAGTAGAAGAAACAAAACGAGACATAGTTAATGTGAAATGCTATTTCAAAAAGAGAAAACTAGAAGAAAAACCCAAACCAGTGGAAGAACTTAAAATGGACTTTTTGTTGGACAAAGATAATGAGTCGATTATATCTATCGATAATACAATTGATGATTATGCTGATACCCTTATTAATTCAGACTCTGAATATGACTACTTCACTTCTACAAACCCCATCCTTCATCATGTTTTAAATACAATAGATTCATATGAGGAAATGAAACTtcgaaatatgaataaagataGGTTTATACCCGAAGATATGGATTATGAAAATGAACCAAGTACATCTAATTATGAGTATAAACCGAACAATAATCTATTGGTgtctaaagaaaataaatataaggaacaagaattgtcaaaaaatagaTGTTACTTGAAAAAGGAACCGAAATATGAATCTTGTCCTGAAACAGGTTCTGATAGTCAAGTTGAATCAGACGATCAGTATAATAGGTGTTATATCGAATTATCTAGAAATAATTTACTTTATGATACTATTAAAGGAGTATTTAAAAATGTTGATCATTAtcttaaaaaatataataacaataatataattGACTTACCTCTGAAAATGGGAAAAAAACCTAAAAAAggatattcttcaaaaaagaataaaaagtcAAAGACTGGAAACGCTTTAGACAAGACTGGTTTAGATATAGATAGCAAAATTAAACCAAAGAAAGATATCTCAATAAAAGATGTCAGAATTATACTCAACAGGTTGCCTGATAATAtatgtaaaaattatttaaaacctGAACACCATACTGATACTTCATATAAAAATGAGAAAGACAATACCGAAGAGGGAACTTGCAGCAAATTTGataatgataatgaaataactTCATTTAATGATGATGAACTTCCAAAAGTGTTAGTTGAAGAATCTCcaaaagaaaatgataaaaacaaaaattttgaggttaaaaacCCTAAAGTAGTTCTCGAACGTCTCTCTGTCATGGACGATAACTATGTCAAATCTGTCCTAGCCAAAGTACCAGGTTTACATGACACAGAATTGATGAGGCCAAGTAATACGGACATGGTTGTGAATGTGGTTCAGATGGCAGGAGGAAGACCTAATGCCTCTGCTCCTGTTAATGCCCAGACAAGTACTCAAATTACACCCCATATTCAAAGGATAGGCCAGCCAAGAGTTGAGAAGCCGCAAGGTGAACAAACGGATAACTCTGAAACTATGGTTACATCAACAGTGACATCTGTTAGTAGTTCTGTAAAACCATCCACTTCGCAGCCTTCCACATTGATCAACATTTTATCTCAGCAAGTTATAAAGCCTGGCCAAAGTAGCAATTGTGTTAAAACTAGATCCACACCTTTAATAAACATAGTTTCCCATCAGATTATTAGGCCCTCCAATCAAGTTGTCTCGAAAATGCTCACCAGTTCTGCACAAACCAATGAACAG GCAACAAACATACCCAGATCAGAACCCAGTTCTGAACAGTCAAATGCTGCAAATTCAACAATAGTTAAAAATGTACAGGCGCCTGCTAAGACTGCAACAGTACCAACTTCAGCGCCTGCTCCAGGGACCATACTCCAGTTCATCTGTAAATCGGCAACATTGCCGAAGTTTCAACAAGCATTTGGTAAAACTGTGTATCAATCAAACAACACGGAAACCTCGGATTCATCGAGTGCCGGCGAAAATTCCAGTACCACAGACAGCAAAAAGGCAACTCCTCCAAAAAACCCTACAGTGAACATTCAACCCATCCAGGGTAGTGTGATATATACAAGACAGGTACCGGTTGGTCAGACCATAAATTTGTTACCACCCGGTCGTCAGGTATTTCGTATTGCTACATCGAATCCAGATCAGATATCCTTAGTTAAAGATACCGTAATCCACAGTAAGATGAGTGCCCTTTTAACTGCAGCTTTACAGAAAAAGAGTGCAGAAGTACAGGTGgaaaatgaaggaaataatgagAATGGGGAGAGGGTCACAGTTGCTAGGCCGGCACTTGTACAGAATGCACGAATCGTAAAGCCTGTCATACAAATACCTACAAATGTGATCCGAACAAGTACAAACACCCAGGCAAACCTAAGCTCGACGACATTAGAGCAACTAAGGGAGTTTGATATGGTTTACAAACAGATCAAGGAGAGGAGCAATACAGGAACGACGCCTATAGAGTCTTCTACACAGGGCGAGCCAGAAAATTCGTCTCAAGGTATCAGCGTTACATATCTTAACCAGGGTCAAAAGTTCACGCAGTTGTCTCCAGTAGTTGTTGTTAGTAGTTATTGTAATCTTCAGCCAGCTGCCTCACCGGCATTGAGCGTGACGAGTCAAGGAAGCTCAAGCCCCTGTGTTACTCCAGCTCCTACGCCAACTTTACCGAAAGTGTCTTCTAAAAGTTCTTCGAAAG GTAAAAGTCTGAAGAACGCAACACCCCATGCGTCGAAAGTTTCACCAATACCAAAACCTCAACAAAAGCCACAAGAGGATGAGCATACCACTCAAAGAATATTCGATATTCTTGCAGAATATGCGGAACAACTCCGCAATTCTCCTGATTTGAACAATAAACCAGCTCCGAGAAGACGTTCCAATCCACCTACTAACCCAAATCACAATTCCAAAAGAAAAAAGAGTTCTTCTTCGAAAAAACCGAGTACTTCTGGTGGCGCCATATCTGAATCTGATTTAGATGATCAAAGAACGATGGGAAGTGAGGATAGCTCCTGTGGTGTTGTGCAATTGTCAGGGAAGGATGACGATCAATCCCCAAACCAAACGACCGAGTCTAATGATAGTAACAATGGTACCAGCAGACCTTTGATAACAACAGAAACAAACTCGAATCCGACCACAAGAAATTTGATTATTGCAGATTCTAGTGTTGGAGAAACGCTCAAGCTCCAAAATACGGCAGTTCTAGTccctggaaattacataatgcCAGTGTCGATGGTTAAAGGTGGTCAGCAAATAGCTGTGGTTTCTGGTGGGAGTAAAATCCTAGCTACAGTTCCTGCCAGATCTGGTCCAAACATGCtgctttttcaaagtttttTAAATCAGAATAGGAAGCCTGGAGGGCCAACTGTCAAGTATTCCACGTTACAGCCTTTATCGGGTTTATCTTCTCAGAATTTGGCTGGTGTAAGTGGTCAGTCCCAAGTGATATTACCGCAAAATGCGCACAATTTAACGGCAGTCACTCTTGGACAACCTTTGActcttaaaaaaattgaggatCCTGATAATAGAGTGAATACGGAATTGTTGCTTGCCATAGCGCAGCCAAGAAATGATGGGGTGAATATTACAGAGACAAGTCCGCAAAGTGATGGTCACATCAATGTACAGTCTGCAAACAGTATTAAATTGGACGATAATGATATTCAAACCAACAATTCTTCTGGCAGGGTTTACACTTATCAAAAGTCAACAATAGCAACACCAATAGCGACTTCTGTCATCTCTCAAAGTTCCCAGTCAAAAAACGAATTGGATGAAAACAACACAATTGCACAACCTAGTATTATTACACTCAATATTTCCCCAGAAAAAACTAAAG ATGACCCTTCAAAAACAGTGAAACGGATGCAATCAGTATTAGTAACAACTTGTGCATCAAATGGTCCAATGTTGTCTCAAACACCACCAAGGTACAGAAAATCTTCAGACAGTACCCCAGTGACTAACGAAATGAACTTGAAAGGGGGCTATCTACATAATGGAGAAAAG caaAAAGAAGAAGTTAAAACGTTCCAAACAGCACCTGTTTACTTTCccaataaaataaagaaaatagcaACAAATATAAGAGGAGATAAGGAGCTTCAACAATTATGTCTTCAGCGTAAACAAGCTGCTTTAGATCGTGAACTTCGATTGCAGAAATCCTTGTCAGAAGAATGCGAAGATTTAGGGGTAGATGAACCTAGTACAAGTGATCTCTTCCCCGAAGCTGATCTTTTGTTTGATACCAATCATTCACCTTCATTTGACCAGACTGCCCAAGACATGGGAAAGAAGACTTCCCATCCAGATATAAAAGATAAGATTATAACTTTATTTAGTGATGATGATAATTCCAGTTCTTTAAGAAATGATTTTCTATTCGATTCCGTGCAATATCAAACTGAATCCGAGTTACAATATGAACAATCTAGACAAACAAATGGCCAAAGCAGTACCAGCAATGAATCTGGATCATCTTGCGAGGATACAACTCTGCTACAAAATTGTGCTTCAATGTCAGATGTAACCCTGCACTCACCAATATCCCCAGAATTCAATGATAACCCAACGCAcatgaataaatataaattcaaatatagcaatagaaaaaaaacagaTCGACATAAACAAGTAGAAACTTGGACAACAGCTGGGGAAGTGTCGAGTTCAGAAGACACCATGTGTAGTGAATTGGGAAAAATGGCACACAGCCCAAAGTCATTTGTGATCAAAAATTCTAGTTGTGATGAAGATGAGGAATTCAAATTTGTGCGCGTTTCCATATCAAAAACTGATTTAGCGAGAGAAGAAGAAAGTTGCGAAGAGTTACACTACGAAGACGACCTGGATTCACCTAGCGGTCGAGGGGCTAGACGTAGTGTCAAAAAGATGTGCTCATGTTGTAATGGCTCGCAAGGAGGTAACAGAAAACGACCTTCTTCCCAGTCTCATACTCCAGGCCTGCACAAAAAAGCCTTCATTAACAAGAAAAGATAG